A part of Planococcus sp. MB-3u-03 genomic DNA contains:
- the purB gene encoding adenylosuccinate lyase has translation MIARYTRPEMGAIWTEENKYQAWLEVEILACEAWAEIGDIPKEDVAKIRENAGFSVDRILEIEEETRHDVVAFTRAVSETLGEERKWVHYGLTSTDVVDTALSYLLKQANEILRKDLTNFIDILAVKAKEHKMTVMMGRTHGVHAEPTTFGLKLALWHEEMKRNLERFEAAAKSIETGKMSGAVGTYANIDPFVEEYVCKNLGIAASRISTQTLQRDRHAQYMSTLALIASSIEKFATEIRGLQKSETREVEEFFAKGQKGSSAMPHKRNPIGSENMTGLARLIRGYMVTAYENVSLWHERDISHSSAERVILPDATIALNYMLNRFGNIVKNLTVFPENMKRNMDSTLGLIYSQRVLLTLIDKGMAREAAYDTVQPCAMEAWETQTSFRKVVEANETITSQLTKEELDDCFDYNHHLQQVDMIFNRLGLN, from the coding sequence ATGATCGCACGTTATACACGCCCGGAGATGGGTGCCATTTGGACAGAAGAAAACAAATACCAAGCATGGTTGGAAGTAGAAATCCTTGCATGTGAAGCTTGGGCAGAAATTGGCGATATCCCGAAAGAAGACGTGGCGAAAATCCGTGAGAATGCAGGGTTTTCAGTCGACCGAATTCTAGAAATTGAAGAGGAAACGCGCCATGATGTTGTTGCTTTTACGCGTGCGGTTTCCGAAACGCTTGGGGAAGAACGCAAATGGGTGCATTACGGATTGACGTCAACAGATGTTGTCGATACGGCACTTTCTTATCTGTTGAAGCAGGCGAATGAAATCCTGCGCAAAGATTTGACAAACTTCATCGATATTTTAGCGGTGAAAGCGAAAGAGCATAAAATGACGGTCATGATGGGCCGTACACACGGTGTTCACGCAGAGCCGACGACATTCGGTTTGAAATTGGCGCTTTGGCACGAGGAAATGAAGCGTAACCTGGAGCGTTTTGAAGCAGCAGCGAAATCGATCGAAACGGGCAAAATGTCCGGTGCGGTTGGAACGTACGCGAATATCGACCCATTTGTTGAAGAATATGTATGCAAAAACTTAGGAATCGCTGCATCGCGTATTTCCACACAGACTTTACAGCGTGACCGCCATGCACAGTATATGAGCACGCTTGCCTTGATCGCTTCTTCAATTGAAAAATTTGCGACGGAAATTCGTGGTTTGCAGAAATCTGAAACACGTGAAGTCGAAGAGTTTTTTGCGAAAGGACAAAAGGGATCATCGGCGATGCCGCATAAACGCAACCCGATCGGTTCTGAAAACATGACAGGCCTTGCGCGCTTGATCCGCGGTTATATGGTGACGGCTTACGAAAACGTATCGTTGTGGCATGAACGCGACATTTCTCATTCCTCTGCTGAACGCGTCATCTTGCCGGATGCGACGATCGCGTTGAACTATATGCTCAACCGTTTCGGCAATATCGTCAAGAACTTGACGGTGTTCCCGGAGAATATGAAGCGCAATATGGATTCGACATTGGGGCTTATTTACTCACAGCGTGTCCTGTTGACATTGATTGATAAAGGGATGGCGCGTGAAGCGGCATACGATACCGTGCAGCCTTGCGCGATGGAAGCATGGGAAACGCAGACTTCGTTCCGTAAAGTCGTGGAAGCGAACGAGACGATCACTTCGCAGCTGACGAAAGAAGAGCTGGACGATTGCTTTGATTACAACCACCACTTGCAACAAGTCGATATGATCTTCAACCGTCTCGGATTAAATTAA
- a CDS encoding NETI motif-containing protein: MWFEVQEHETMEDCLNRMKQEGYMAVGRKEEPLFEEINGEPVPVRQIIKFKGNKIENSR, from the coding sequence ATCTGGTTCGAAGTGCAGGAACACGAGACGATGGAAGACTGCCTGAACCGAATGAAACAAGAGGGTTATATGGCTGTTGGCCGTAAAGAAGAGCCCTTGTTTGAAGAAATTAATGGAGAGCCTGTACCTGTCCGCCAGATTATCAAGTTTAAAGGTAATAAAATCGAAAATAGCAGATGA
- the purK gene encoding 5-(carboxyamino)imidazole ribonucleotide synthase: protein MTRTILPGQTIGIIGGGQLGRMMALAAKEAGFKIAVLDPGMDSPTGQVADIQIVAPFNDSEALEELAEVSDVITYEFENIDVDGLRHLAEIAYVPQGAELIGVTQNRIFEKQEIREAGVPVANYIEASTFEELKSRIETLDYPFVVKTARGGYDGKGQQIVENADQLSEAEALFQNGDCVAEAFIDFTMEISVVIQRNTLGETAILPIGENIHKDHILHQTIVPARVGEETLTKAKKAAEAIAEHLQMVGTLAVEMFVLPDGEILVNELAPRPHNSGHYSIEATNISQFHQHIRAICGWPLRKPKLWSSAVMVNVLGEHVAPLTTKIAHYPDWSIHLYGKDEAKHKRKMGHVTILTEDIDRTLNEIDASGIWPE from the coding sequence ATGACAAGAACGATTTTACCTGGACAGACGATCGGTATCATCGGCGGAGGGCAGTTAGGCCGCATGATGGCGTTGGCTGCGAAGGAAGCAGGATTTAAGATTGCGGTTTTGGATCCGGGCATGGATTCGCCGACCGGACAAGTGGCGGATATTCAGATCGTTGCTCCGTTCAATGATTCGGAAGCGCTGGAAGAATTGGCAGAAGTGAGTGATGTCATCACTTATGAGTTTGAAAATATTGATGTGGACGGGCTCCGCCATTTAGCTGAAATCGCTTATGTGCCTCAAGGGGCTGAGTTGATCGGCGTCACACAGAACCGGATTTTTGAGAAGCAGGAAATTCGGGAAGCCGGAGTGCCGGTAGCGAATTATATAGAAGCTTCTACATTTGAAGAGTTGAAAAGCCGGATTGAAACTTTGGATTATCCCTTTGTCGTTAAAACGGCTAGAGGTGGATATGACGGCAAAGGCCAGCAAATTGTGGAGAATGCAGACCAGTTATCAGAGGCGGAAGCCCTGTTCCAGAACGGGGATTGTGTCGCGGAAGCATTTATCGATTTCACGATGGAGATATCGGTTGTCATCCAGCGCAATACTTTAGGTGAAACGGCTATATTGCCGATTGGAGAGAATATCCATAAAGATCATATACTGCATCAAACCATTGTCCCTGCAAGAGTTGGCGAGGAAACGCTGACAAAAGCGAAAAAGGCGGCAGAAGCAATTGCTGAACATCTGCAAATGGTCGGAACACTTGCGGTTGAAATGTTCGTTTTGCCGGATGGCGAAATCCTGGTCAACGAACTGGCACCGCGCCCTCATAACTCAGGGCATTATTCAATCGAAGCGACAAACATTTCGCAGTTCCACCAGCATATCCGCGCGATTTGCGGGTGGCCGTTGCGCAAGCCGAAGCTTTGGAGTTCAGCTGTCATGGTTAATGTGCTCGGAGAACATGTAGCGCCGCTCACGACGAAAATCGCACATTATCCGGACTGGTCGATTCATTTATACGGCAAGGACGAAGCAAAACATAAACGCAAAATGGGGCATGTGACCATTTTGACGGAAGACATAGATCGAACATTAAACGAAATCGACGCATCTGGCATTTGGCCGGAATAA